The DNA region CGGCCAGCGCCACCTTGACAGTGGTGCCGGCCGTCTTTTGATCTCACGGCCGACCGCCGGAGCGGTGGATGCCACCGTGGTGTTTGGCTTTAACGAAGCGGTACTGGGCGCCGAGCAGCGGGTGGTCTCCAACGCCTCCTGCACCACCAACGGTATCGTGCCGGTACTGCGCCTGTTGCACGAGCAGTTGGGTATTGAACAGGGCATGATCACCACCATCCACTCGGCGATGAATGACCAGCCCGTAATCGACTCGCGCCACCACAGCGACCTGCGCCTGGCGCGCAGTGCAATGCAGTCCATCGTCCCCGTCGATACCGGCCTGGCCCTCGGAATCGGGCGTCTGTTGCCGGAGCTGGCGGATCGCTTCCAGGCCCTGCACATGCGGGTGCCCACCAGCAACGTATCGCTGATGGATGTGACCCTTAACCTGTCGCGCGCTATCGATACCACCGCACTGAACCGACTGCTGCAGGATGCCAGCCGGGGCTCCCTCCGGGGTCTGCTCGGCTTCAGCGACGAACCGCTGGCGTCGGTAGATTTCAACCACGATCGCCACTCGGCCACCATCGACGCCACCCAGACCCGGGTGTGTGGCGATCGCATGGTCAAGCTGGTGGCCTGGTTTGATAATGAGTGGGGCTACAGCAACCGTATGCTGGACGTGACAGCCCATTGGCTGACCGCGGCCCTAGGCGAAATACCTCCCACCTCTTGAATGGCCCCAGGGGCCCGACCAATAAAGGAACTGAGTGATGTCCGTAATTAAGATGAGTGAACTGGATCTGGCGGGTAAGCGAGTACTGATCCGTGAAGATCTCAACGTTCCGGTAAAAGATGGCAAGGTCACTTCGGACGCCCGTATTCGCGCCGCCCTGCCGACCATCCGCCACGCCCTTGATGCAGGGGCCCGCGTGATGCTGATGTCCCATCTGGGCCGGCCGGTCGAGGGCGAGCCCGCTGCTGAGTTCTCCCTTACGCCGGTCGCGGACCACCTGTCCACCCTGCTGGGCTGCCCTGTTCGCCTGGAGAGTAACTATCTATCGGGTGTCGAGATCGCCGACGGCGAGCTGGTACTGCTGGAAAACGTGCGCTTTAACAACGGTGAAAAGAGCGATGACGAGACTCTCTCCCGCGCCTATGCCGCCCTCTGCGACATCTTTGTGATGGATGCCTTCGGCACCGCTCACCGTGCCCAGGCCTCTACCCACGGGGTGGCAAAATTTGCGCCGGTGGCCTGCGCCGGACCGCTGTTGTCCGCTGAACTCGAGGCTCTGGGCAAGGCACTGGATAACCCCCAACGTCCACTGGTAGCGATAGTCGGCGGTTCCAAGGTCTCTACCAAGCTGACGGTGCTGGAAAGTCTCTCCACCGTGGTGGATCAGCTGATCGTGGGCGGCGGCATCGCCAATACCTTCCTGGCGGCGGCGGGTAAGCCGGTGGGTAAGTCCCTGTGCGAACAGGATTTGATTCCCCAGGCCAAATCGTTACTGGAGAAGGTCGATGTACCCATGCCGGTGGATGTGGTGACCGGTAAGGCGTTTTCCGAAACCGCGGCCGCTGAGCAGAAGTCCGTAGAGGCGGTGGCCGAAGATGATATGATCTTTGATGTCGGCCCAGCGACCGCCGAGCTCTTCGCCGAGGCGCTCAAAAAAGCGCGCACCATCATCTGGAATGGCCCGGTCGGGGTGTTTGAATTTGATCAGTTTGGTGAGGGAACCCGGGCGATGTCGATGGCGATTGCTGATAGCAGCGCCTTCTCGATCGCTGGCGGCGGAGACACCCTGGCCGCGGTCGACAAGTACGGGATCGCCGACAAGGTCTCCTACATCTCCACCGGAGGTGGCGCCTTCCTCGAGTTCGTCGAGGGCAAAACCCTGCCGGCTGTGGCTATACTTGAGGAGCGTGCGCGGGGTTAACGCGCCTTCCGTTCTGGATTATCGCCGCAGGCAGAGCGCCTGCGGCTCTCTTTTTTCGACAGTTTGAGGAATCATCATGGCTTTAGTAAGCATGCGCCAATTGCTGGACCACGCCGCCGAGTACGGTTACGGCGTACCGGCGTTCAACGTCAATAACCTGGAACAGATGCGCGCGATCATGGAAGCGGCCGACCGTACCGACAGCCCGGTGATTGTGCAGGCCTCCGCCGGCGCGCGTAAATACGCAGGCGCCCCCTTCCTGCGCCACCTGATCCTGGCTGCGATTGAGGAGTTTCCCCATATCCCGGTTTGCATGCACCAGGACCACGGCACCTCACCCACCGTCTGCCAGCGCTCGATCCAGCTGGGCTTCTCTTCGGTGATGATGGATGGTTCGTTGATGGACGACGGTAAGACACCCTCCAGCTACGAGTACAACGTCGACGTAACCCGCCGTACCGTGGAGATGGCCCACGCCTGTGGGGTCTCTGTCGAGGGTGAGCTGGGTTGCCTAGGCTCGCTGGAAACCGGGCAGGCCGGAGAAGAGGATGGGGTCGGTGCCGTGGGTACCCTCAGCCACGACCAGCTCCTGACCGATCCCGATGAGGCGGCAGATTTCGTCAAGCAGACCGGCGTCGATGCCCTGGCCATCGCCTGTGGTACCAGCCACGGCGCCTACAAGTTCACCCGCCCGCCCACCGGCGATATCCTGGCGATCGATCGCATCAAGGCGATCCATGAGCGTATTCCTGGCACCCACCTGGTGATGCATGGCTCCAGCTCTGTGCCCCAGGAGTGGCTCAAGGTGATCAATGAGTTTGGTGGAGAGATCCCGGAGACTTACGGGGTGCCGGTTGAGCAGATCTGCGAAGGGATCAAGCACGGGGTTCGCAAGGTGAATATCGATACCGACCTGCGCCTGGCCTCTACCGGGGCGGTGCGTCGCTTCCTGGCCCAGAACACCTCTGAATTTGACCCCCGCAAGTACCTCAAAGAGACCACCAAGGCGATGACCGAGATCTGCCTGGCGCGCTATGAGGCCTTTGGCACCGCCGGTAACGCTTCCAAAATCAAGGTCGATAGCCTTGATCGCATGTTTGAGCGTTACCAGAGCGGCGAGCTGGATCCGCGTATCGCCTGACGGCGGTCGGGAAACAGCAGTAAAAGGCGGCCCTGGCCGCCTTTTTTGTGGGCGCCTGTTTTTGGGGCGACGCTCTGTTGGCTTTGTGTATCTGAGAGCAAGGGTCGGTTGATGCGAATTCTCAATAGGGGTACAACAACCTGATAACAATCAAAAGATCACGTGATATCAACAGGGATAGTGGGGGAATCATGAAGCGTTTGGCTTGGGCTCTTTGGGGGACGCTCTGGGTAGCGGTAACGGCGGTTGCTGAGGTTCCGCCGAATTACACGCTTTCACTCCAGACCGAAAACTTCCCGCCTTACAATTTTGCTGTCAACGGCAGTAACTACGCCAAAGAGAGTGACATCGATGGCATTTCGGTGCGTATCGTGCAGGAGTTATTCAAACGCGCCAATGTGGGCCATAAGATGACCCTGCGCTTTCCCTGGGAGCGGATCTACAAGAAGGCATTGGAAAATGAAGGCTTTGGGGTCTTCTCCATGGTGCGCAGCGATGAGCGAAGTCCGCTGTTCAAATGGGTCGGCCCGCTGGCCCCCGATGAATGGGTATTCTTTGCTCGGGATGGCAGCGACATCCAACTCAACTCCTTTGAAGATGCCAAAGGCTACAAGGTGGGGGGGTACAAGGGGGATGCGCTGACCGACTATCTGCTGGAGCAGGGGTTCAAGGTGGAACAGGCGGTGGCCGACCACCTCAATGCCAATAAGCTGGCCAGCGGCAAAATTGATCTCTGGGCGGCCAACAGCTATTCCGGGCGCTATCTTGCCCGTCAGGAGAAGGTCATCGGGATCAAGCCACTACTGACTTTCGACCAGGTGGATCTCTACCTGGGGTTGAATCGGGAGACGCCGGATGGGGTGGTTGAGGCACTCCAGTCAGCGCTGGACTCGATGCGCCAGGATGGCACCCTCGATAGCATCATCAACGACTATCTGGAGAAATAGCCGCTCCGGCCCAGGGCTTTCGCCACAGGCTCCACAGCGCACGCCCAAAGACCAGGGCGAGCAGGGCGGAAGCGACCAGATTGATAGCGACCGGTACCGGGGGGGCGGCCTCAAACGCTGTGGTGACCGTTAGCAGGCGGTGATCCAGCAGGGCATCCAACCCCAGGCCGCACAGCACGGCCGTTCCTATGACGCCCCCCAGGTAGGCCGCCAGCGCACGCCCCCCCAGTTCCCTGCGAACCAGGGCAATGGTTGAAATGTTGGTGGCTGGGCCGGCCAGCATAAAGACCAGCACGGTGCCGGGCGAAATCCCCGCCACCATCAGCCCCGCCGCGATGGGCGTGGAGGCGGTAGCGCAGACGTACATGGGAATGCTGATCAGGATCATCAAGGCCATCGCCGGCAGGCCGCTGCCCCACTGGCTCATGGTGTCGGGTGGGACCCAGGTGACCACTGCCGCGGCGAACACCAGTCCCGCCAGCATCCAGCCCGCAATCTCCTCGGCTATCTCGACAAAGCCGAAGTGCAGCCCCTGCAGCAGTCGCCGACCCAGCGGCGCATCCGTTGCGGGACCCTGGCAATCGCCCTTGCTGCAACAGCTGGAGCTGGCAACGGGGGCAGAGCTGGGCTCTTCAGGGCCGGCCAGGAGGCCGGCGGTGATGGCGCTGGCCAGGGCGGCAATGGGGCGCACGACGGCCATCAGGGGCCCCAGCAGGGCGTAGGTGACCGCAATGGAATCGACGCCGGTTTCGGGAGTCGAGATCAGGAAAGAGACGGTCGCTCCCCGCGATGCGCCTGCTCGTCGTATGCCCATGGCAGCAGGCACAACACCGCAGGAGCACAGTGGCAGCGGTGCCCCTAACAGGGCCGCCTTGACCACCGAGCGGCCACCCTCCCGGGCCAGGTGCCGCTGCAGCCAGTGGGCTGGCATCCACACCTTGAGGGCACCGGCAAACAGGAGCCCCAGCAGCAACCAGAGCGCCGCGTCGGCAAACAGGGTGGAAAAATTCTCGGCAAACAGCATCATGAAGTGGGCTCCCTCCGGGGTTGGCGAACTGGCAGCCAGATCCTGATTATGAGTTTACACCGGCGGCGAGCCATTCAGGTAGAGAGAGGCGCCCTTGCGGGCTGCTGCCAGGGGCGAAGCGGGGTGCCTGTAGCCCATATGAGACCGCTTGACGCGGGTCATGGTGGTGGGTAGTGCCGGGAGGTTATGATGGCGCCATGTTCGTCGGACTAGGAAGGCCGAAGGCTGGGAGTGTTGAAGGAGGATGTCCATGCCTGGAAAGAGGGTGCAAGGGGGTAAACAAGCGAGGGGGCGCGCAGGGTTGTGTCAGGCGTTGCTTTCTCTGTTGCTGTTCACCCTGTTGCTGCTCTGTGTGCCGGTGCGGGCTGAGCCGGTTCTGACCATGGGCTATGTGGAGTTTCCCCCCTTTTTTTTCACAGATGCCCGGGG from Aestuariirhabdus litorea includes:
- the fba gene encoding class II fructose-bisphosphate aldolase (catalyzes the reversible aldol condensation of dihydroxyacetonephosphate and glyceraldehyde 3-phosphate in the Calvin cycle, glycolysis, and/or gluconeogenesis) gives rise to the protein MALVSMRQLLDHAAEYGYGVPAFNVNNLEQMRAIMEAADRTDSPVIVQASAGARKYAGAPFLRHLILAAIEEFPHIPVCMHQDHGTSPTVCQRSIQLGFSSVMMDGSLMDDGKTPSSYEYNVDVTRRTVEMAHACGVSVEGELGCLGSLETGQAGEEDGVGAVGTLSHDQLLTDPDEAADFVKQTGVDALAIACGTSHGAYKFTRPPTGDILAIDRIKAIHERIPGTHLVMHGSSSVPQEWLKVINEFGGEIPETYGVPVEQICEGIKHGVRKVNIDTDLRLASTGAVRRFLAQNTSEFDPRKYLKETTKAMTEICLARYEAFGTAGNASKIKVDSLDRMFERYQSGELDPRIA
- a CDS encoding SO_0444 family Cu/Zn efflux transporter, yielding MMLFAENFSTLFADAALWLLLGLLFAGALKVWMPAHWLQRHLAREGGRSVVKAALLGAPLPLCSCGVVPAAMGIRRAGASRGATVSFLISTPETGVDSIAVTYALLGPLMAVVRPIAALASAITAGLLAGPEEPSSAPVASSSCCSKGDCQGPATDAPLGRRLLQGLHFGFVEIAEEIAGWMLAGLVFAAAVVTWVPPDTMSQWGSGLPAMALMILISIPMYVCATASTPIAAGLMVAGISPGTVLVFMLAGPATNISTIALVRRELGGRALAAYLGGVIGTAVLCGLGLDALLDHRLLTVTTAFEAAPPVPVAINLVASALLALVFGRALWSLWRKPWAGAAISPDSR
- a CDS encoding substrate-binding periplasmic protein, with product MKRLAWALWGTLWVAVTAVAEVPPNYTLSLQTENFPPYNFAVNGSNYAKESDIDGISVRIVQELFKRANVGHKMTLRFPWERIYKKALENEGFGVFSMVRSDERSPLFKWVGPLAPDEWVFFARDGSDIQLNSFEDAKGYKVGGYKGDALTDYLLEQGFKVEQAVADHLNANKLASGKIDLWAANSYSGRYLARQEKVIGIKPLLTFDQVDLYLGLNRETPDGVVEALQSALDSMRQDGTLDSIINDYLEK
- a CDS encoding type I glyceraldehyde-3-phosphate dehydrogenase; the protein is MSYRIAINGYGRIGQCILRALYECGYRDRLQPVAINELSDLATIAYLTRYDTTHGRFPLPVEQSDDGLLIGSDLIRVFNEENPARLPWRELGVDLVLECTGTCPDRLHGQRHLDSGAGRLLISRPTAGAVDATVVFGFNEAVLGAEQRVVSNASCTTNGIVPVLRLLHEQLGIEQGMITTIHSAMNDQPVIDSRHHSDLRLARSAMQSIVPVDTGLALGIGRLLPELADRFQALHMRVPTSNVSLMDVTLNLSRAIDTTALNRLLQDASRGSLRGLLGFSDEPLASVDFNHDRHSATIDATQTRVCGDRMVKLVAWFDNEWGYSNRMLDVTAHWLTAALGEIPPTS
- a CDS encoding phosphoglycerate kinase, whose translation is MSVIKMSELDLAGKRVLIREDLNVPVKDGKVTSDARIRAALPTIRHALDAGARVMLMSHLGRPVEGEPAAEFSLTPVADHLSTLLGCPVRLESNYLSGVEIADGELVLLENVRFNNGEKSDDETLSRAYAALCDIFVMDAFGTAHRAQASTHGVAKFAPVACAGPLLSAELEALGKALDNPQRPLVAIVGGSKVSTKLTVLESLSTVVDQLIVGGGIANTFLAAAGKPVGKSLCEQDLIPQAKSLLEKVDVPMPVDVVTGKAFSETAAAEQKSVEAVAEDDMIFDVGPATAELFAEALKKARTIIWNGPVGVFEFDQFGEGTRAMSMAIADSSAFSIAGGGDTLAAVDKYGIADKVSYISTGGGAFLEFVEGKTLPAVAILEERARG